ATGGAGGTGCATCTTTGAAGACCATTACCAGATTCTCGAAAAGGTTCGACAGCACGCTTCTGAAGGCGACCGCTACAATCAAGGAGTCCGAAGTCTTTATAGACGATAGTGTCTCCTGTGATTTCAGAGCGATTGTGGTTCCATGGTACTTGATGGACAGAGTGGTTGGAAAAGTCAGAGGTACGGATATCTCGGCTGCCTGCGGGTCGGGTTTTCCTTTCGGATTTGAGACGACGGAAACGAAGGCTTATATGATTAGGGAGTCGCTTCGGCTCGGCCCCGAAGTGAGAGATATAGATATAACGGCCAATATTTCCGCTATGAAGTCTGGAGACTGGGATTACTTTGAAAGGGAGCTCTCTTATCTTTCCGGTCTTCTAAGAGATGTCGTCTGCAAAGTAATCATCGAAGTATCTTATCTCGATACCGGCGAAATTGAAAAGGCTTGCTCTATTCTGATGAAGCTTCCTTACGTCGACTTCGTCAAGACAGGTACGGGATACGGTTCAAGAGCCACTACGGTAGAGGATGTAAGGACTATCAAGAGAGTTGTGGGAGATGAAAAAGGAATAAAGGTATCGGGAGGAGTGAAGTCTCTCTCTCAAGTTGAGGAGTTCATGGCCGCAGGAGCTGACATCTTTGGTTCCAGCAGCGCGATAACTATATACAGGGAATTCAACGAAAAATACCCCGGGAGAGCCGACCTTGCATGAAAAGAACATGAATGGAGGCAGAAATGAAGCTGTTTATAGATGATGGAAACGTCCAAGCGATAAGTGAGTTGTTCGATTTAGGGTTCTTTTCTGGGATAAGCACTAATCCAAGTATTCTGAAGAGAACGGGAAGAAAACCACTCGAAGTCATAAAAGATATGTTGAATAGGTTTACGGGCCCTCTCTTTGTCCAGTGCGCCTCGAGAGGTCACGATGAAGTGCTCAAAGAGGGAAATGAACTCTTCAGGCTGGACCCCGAAAGGATAATTCTCAAGATCCCCTTCTCGAGAACAGGCATAAGGGTCTTGAGAGAATTCAAGCAGATGAATATAAATGCATTGATTACCGGGGTCTTCTCCGTTCCTCAAGTGCTGATGTCTGCAGAAGCGGGCGCCGACTATGTGGCGCCATATGCGAACAGGATCGAAAACCTGGGAATAGATCTCTCTGTTGTTGGGAGTATGCAGAAAGTATTGTCCAACGGGAGCTACGAGACAAAACTAATCGCTGCAAGCTTCAAGACTCTGACACAAATCTCTAAGATGGCCGAGCTACCTATATACGGAATGTCGCTTCCAGTAGCTATGTACAACGAGTTCTTCTCACACAGCGGAACACTGAAGGCAATCGAAAACTTCGAGGCAGATTGGGATTCAATTGAAGACCGTGAATGGGTTCCTCTGAAATCATGAGTTCCCATCTTGTTTGAAAGCGAGGTTAATTCTTGAAGTACATAATGGCACATGACCTGGGTACAACTGGAGACAAGGCAACTTTGTTCAGCCAAACAGGATCTTTTCTCACTTCATCCTTCGCCGGTTATGAAACCTTCTACACCGGTCCCGGAATGGTTGAGCAAGATCCCGAGGCATGGTGGACTGCCTTTTGCACGACAACTTCCGAAATCATTCAGAAGGCAGAAATCGACAAAAAAGATATCTCTGCACTCAGTATTAGCGGGCAGATGATGGCAGTAGTGCCGGTAGATAGATCGGGCAAACTGCTCAGAAGGGCAATTATTTGGGCAGATTCGAGAAGCACCGAACAGGCAAGAGAACTTCTATCTAAAATTCCGGAAAGCGATCTTTACAAGATAACTGGTTCCAGACTCTCGCCCACCTATCAGGGATTGAAGATAGCCTGGCTAAAGAAGTACGAACCCGATCTATATGAAAGAACTTTCAAGTTTCTTCAGGCAAAGGATTACATAAACCTTCGCCTGACAGGAAAGTTTGCGACAGACTTTTCCGATGCAGTTATGACAGCTCTATTTGATATCTCGAGGTTAGAGTGGTCTGAAGAACTGATTTTCGCTCTCGGAACTGAAAGCTCAAAGCTCCCTGATGTATACGCCTCCATTACCGACTTGGGAGAAATAAAGAAAGAAGTGGCGGCGGACCTCGGCCTTCCAAACTCATGCAAAGTAATACTCGGAGCAGGAGACGGTTGCAGCGCGGCCGTGGGAGCAGGCGCCGTTGAAGTGGGCGACACCTACCTATACCTTGGATCCTCCGCCTGGATTTCCACAATAACCGAAGAGCCTCTACTAGAGAAGGAAATGCGTGTGTTCTCTGGGGCGCATGCAGTAAAAGGCCTTTACTTTCAGTCAGGCACTATGCAGGCTGCCGGAACCTCATACAGCTGGATTAAGGATATTCTTTACGGTGATGGGTCCACAAAAGAAAGCGATCTTGATATCTATTCTCATCTTGACAACCAACTCTGTGAATCTCACTGTCACAGTGAATCAGTACTGTATCTTCCATATCTGCTTGGAGAAAGAAGTCCCATATGGAATTCCCATGCAAGAGGTACTTTCATAGGATTGTCTGCCTCCCACAAGAAGGTCGATATCGTGCGAGCAGTAATCGAAGGCGTTTCTATGAATCTGAAATGGATTCTGGAAAGTCTGGAAGAATCCTTGCCGATAGGTAAGATCAGGGTTATTGGAGGAGTTATAAAAAGCAGAATTTGGAAGCGTATGATCTCAAACATTCTCGGAAAGACTATCACCATTCCGCAAAACGTCGATGAAGCTACTTCTATCGGGGCGGCCATGATTGCCGGAGTAGGTGCCGGTCTTTTTAATTTCTCCGCGGTTCGGAATTTCGTCGTTGATGTCGAAGAAATCGAGCCGATCGGGGAACAGCAAGAAGATTACCTGAGACTCTACGACCTGTTCAAAGAATCATATCTTGCTCTAGAGAAGACATTTGAAGGGCTTAATGGAGTCAGAAGGGGTTAGGCAACGTAACGGGAGTTGTACCGAAACAGGGTGTCGCAACCATACTATGTAGAGAAATCGCGACACCCTGTTTTTTTGCTCTTTGAAATCGTCTTCAAATAATCTCGATTATAGGGAAATAGCTTTCCTAAATGAACCGATCTTTTGAACATACAACGTTCATAACCCTTGTTTTTCGACAATAATCACCTTGAAATGGCTTCCTACGCATGTTCAAAAATGTTGTCTCATAGCTCAATTGCAGTATCATTTTGCTGCATTTCTTGCTTCTGTCGACTTCCTTTTGAACATGACTGTTCCATAAGTTCTTCAGCACTTTCTGACATATATTAATACATTCAGCCATAATGGCTTATTACAGCTATCAATCTTTTGAACAACTTCAAGAATATCTTCTCAAGAGGCCTATCAGAGTTATCTACAATCAATGTTCAAAGCGAAAAAGTTTTGAACATGACCTCAAATACTTTGCAGAGAAGACGTCTGAGAGTTTTCGACGAGTTTTGAACATACCTAATTATTATTATTTATAAAGATATATAGAATAAAGAAAAGACCTATAAGAACACTCTATCGAAAAACAAAACACCAAAAATAGTTAGTATAACTGATTATATGGATCTACAGACTATTACAGTCTTTCCAGGCAATCAATAAGCATCCGTGACTGAGAATTCTTTATCTCCGATTATTGGCTTACACTCAGTACCGTTTGAGAAATCAACCTTTCTACAACGAAACAGAGAAGAACAATCGTAAGACCTGAAATACAGCTTCAAATTCTTGTTGTCCTTTATGGTAACCCACTGAGTGTTCTCAAAAGCTGCCGGACCACTTCCTTCTCTTTTTGAAACTCCTGCAGGAATGTCCACTGTATTTAGAAGGTGAAGGGCAAGCATTACTCCTTCCTCTTCGGTTTCAACCGGATTAGAAAACTCTCTTAAAAGAGTTATCCTAACAAATCTAGAGGGAGGAGTTCCATCACCGGGAATTCCAACGTATCCACTGCCAAAGCCCATTCCCTTATATGTTATCCCATTGATTTCAGCTTCTTTCATATATGCACTTAGATTGACGTAGTTTCTCAGGTTCTCCAGATGCCAGGGAAGCTCCGGAGCATTCGTGAGAACTGCATTTGGATTATCATAGATTTTCATCTCACCATCAATGAACTCCACAACCATGCTTCCACCAGACTTGTCATGTAAAGAAAGGTGAAGAGGGGGGGAACTTCCCCGAGAAGTTCATTTGATTCTCCCCAAATAGTCATTTCTTCAAGACCGTTCTTAACTGATTCGAGTGTCTCAAAGTTCCAAGAATCCAGGAAGGAAGATCGAACAGCTCTATAACCTTTGTAGGCTCTGAATCCCGAGAGACTTCTTCATACTCTGTTCCCGGTAACCAAAGGGCGCTCAAAGACAATCCGTTTTCATTCAATCCAACAAATCCATATTTGTTTTCCCACGAGACGGCTTCAGACCCATCGGGCATGTGGCTGCTAAAACTATCATCCCTGTTGAAGAAGACAACTTTCGAGTTCAGAGGATAGGAAAAGTCCATACTTCTACCTGAAATAACCATGCCCTTGTTCCTTTCAGGCGAAAGAAGGAACTCAGTACATCCAGTCGAACAGAAAGAAATACCGCTAAAGCAACAACTACTACTGACAATTTTCTCACTCATTTACGTTCTCTAGATGAAAGTGTTAAAGGTTAAAATGGGAGTAGATTTGACTCGTGATCCCGCTTAAATGAAGAGAGGTAATCTGTATTAATTGTGCTGTGCAATAGAAGCGTAAAACCTCTATTATTCAGAATCCTTACCTATAAAGGCCAACACAATGTGATTAACACCGAAAACCAGCAGAGTGATCCCAATCAGTACTGCAACTGAAAGACCAGCAATTAGAGGATGCAAAACAAGAATTACACCTCCAATGAGAACAAACACATTGAAGACTATGCTTAGAAAATAGATCCCCTTTCCTGCAGGTTTAATCCTGTCAGCGTTTATAAGGTTATTGATCGCATCGACTATGAACCAGATGGCTATGATGAAAGCGAAAACATTAGCTGCAAAGAGTGGTCTGAACAAGAATATGATCCCAGTAATTACCAAGAATATTCCGAGAACTAGAGCGAAAAACACCTTTGCTCCAGTTCTGTTCTCCACTTTGAAGAAGGCGACTATTAAAACAATCCCTCTAACAAGAACTACTATGCCAAGCATAATCGCAAGTGTTGAGAATGTCGCTAAAGGATGACTAAAAGAAAACACCCCTCCAATTACTAGAAAGAAGCCCACTAGAAGAGAAATCCAATCTAATTTCTTCACCTCTGCCATGTTATCCACCACCTTTACCCGTTAGTACAGAACGGGTCTATTATAAATCAATTGCCCTTCGTAAGTATCAGACGCCATTGTGTTCCATGAAGCCCAACTGAGCTCCACCTTACTTCCTTCACAATAACCGAATCCATTCCGCGTGAAAAGAAACTGTATTGTCCCCATCCAGATTCCTTTTTAGATATCTCACTACCCAACACTCTTAGCTCCTCAAAGGGCTTGTAAAGCTGATCGGTGAAGAGGTTCCTGCCTATCTCCATTTCATCCTGATCATAGAATATCAAACCATCTGGCTGCATAACCCAAAATTCGTAAGGTTCATAGTTCTTCGGAATTATTAGGGGCGCGAGGAAGGTTTCCGGTTTTATCAGGAAACTTAAAGAACCGGAGAGTTCCCCTTCCTTAGTAAATACTGGCCACTCAAGATCAAGAGCAGGGAAGCCCTCAACAGCAATAAAACTCTGGCTTAATACCGGTAATCCAGTTCTATGGAGTTCAGTCACCTGTTCTTGATCTCCAATCCAGTCTCCTTCCACATAATTGAATTCATCCGGGTATATGTGCGTCAGAACCCCTTCGATATCTATGAAAGATACGTTCACAACCTGAGGATTGTTTGAGTACAGCTCTTTCAAGATCTCTGTCATCTCAGCAGGATTATGGAGTACGCTTCTTATATCTTCCGCTCCTTTTGCGAGGGAGCTGTCCATGAGGTTGAACTGCTCCTGAATTCTTTTCTGTACACTTTTTAGTAGAAGATCCATGTCCTTCTCTTCGGCAACATCAGCGATCGGTTTGGATATCACAAATGTCTAGCCACCATGCGTTGATTTCTTGAAATACGCAGTATTCAAGTTCACACCGTCGGAATATATCAAACTCCCATCGTCAGTTGAGAGTCCTTCCAACCTCTCGCTCAGACCGATCACAGGGTAGTCCAGAGAACCGAGGAGAAGTGCGGTGTCGTCTGTCAAGGCAAGTGAATTCTGAGTGTCAAAGACGTAGAAGTGAATCTCTGGAAGCAGTAATAAACGTTCTATCAACGAGGAGTTCCAGTTTTCAAAGAAGGCAGAGAGGCCTACGAAAGCAGAAATCTTACCGTCATCCTTAACAGGAACCGCGAAGACTATCGATCTCTTTCCCGTAGATCGACTAAGTACCTGATAACCCAGTACCTCTTTTCCTTCGAGAAGATCGGGAAAGTAACCGCGATTCGCCAGATTCAAGCCGGTCCAGTCTCTTTGAACGGTATAGTATCCTCCATCAGGGAGAACATATAGGGCAAGCCCTTCATACTCCATGTTGAATTTCTCAAGTAGGGGGCGGATGAGTGACCAGTCTCCAGACTTTACTTCAGCACAGGATGCAAGAATCCTCAATGAACTCATAATTCCTAAGAGTCGTTCTTCAAAAGACGTCATGATAAGGTTTAGGAAACTCTGGGCTGGTATCGACCAATCAGAAATAACTTCATCGACAATGTCGGTCCAGCCGACATTGAGCTCGATATTCCATTTACCGAGAGTTTCGGTATTTAATAGTGTTTTCGGATTCTTGGAAGTCTCTATCTCAATTTCTGATACGGAGGTTCCAGAGAGGATACTAGATGCAAGAATCGCCGCCCGCCTTCCCTCTTCAAATCCAGAGTTTACGACTCCACCGACAGCTCCATCGCGAACAATGAAGTCAGATACACCGAAGACCGGACCGGACGAATTTTCCGCTGTCCATTGTGTGACGTCGCGGGCGTTGACTGTAATGCCTGATCTGTCCTCGACAGTCCTCACTGAGAGAAGAACGACCGCTTCACTCGGAGAAACGTCTTCTACGTACTCTTTCCAATCCTCAAATACCTTGAATCCTTCGATCTCTACCGATGTATCTCCCAAATCGAGATTTTGTAACTGCTCCTTCATTCCCTCAAAGGTCTCGCTGTCGTCTCCTATAAATCGAAAAGCTTCAATTTCTGGAAAGAGTTCAAGTATCATGGAGATCGTTTCATTGGCGAAGATTGTTTCTCTTACACCGGTTTGATTCGCGTTGATTAAATAATGAACCGAAGGATCGAGATTCACACCGCAAAAGATAACCGGCGCATCGAGATAATCCTTTGCGAAATATTCCATCGCATTGTCATCACAAGCGATCAATATGTCTGGATTGAATGCAGATGCCTCTTCTGAGGCCAAGACTCCGGACTTGATCTTCCATTCCTCCGAAGTCTGAAGGCGGGTATCCATGTAGAAGACTTTCCACTCGAAAGAAGGATCGGACAATACACCTTGAATACCTTCAAGAAGCTCTCTAGACCAGCTGTAATCGCTATCATAGCTCTGTACGACCATGATC
This genomic window from Mesotoga sp. UBA6090 contains:
- a CDS encoding HdeD family acid-resistance protein gives rise to the protein MAEVKKLDWISLLVGFFLVIGGVFSFSHPLATFSTLAIMLGIVVLVRGIVLIVAFFKVENRTGAKVFFALVLGIFLVITGIIFLFRPLFAANVFAFIIAIWFIVDAINNLINADRIKPAGKGIYFLSIVFNVFVLIGGVILVLHPLIAGLSVAVLIGITLLVFGVNHIVLAFIGKDSE
- a CDS encoding cache domain-containing protein, with translation MISKPIADVAEEKDMDLLLKSVQKRIQEQFNLMDSSLAKGAEDIRSVLHNPAEMTEILKELYSNNPQVVNVSFIDIEGVLTHIYPDEFNYVEGDWIGDQEQVTELHRTGLPVLSQSFIAVEGFPALDLEWPVFTKEGELSGSLSFLIKPETFLAPLIIPKNYEPYEFWVMQPDGLIFYDQDEMEIGRNLFTDQLYKPFEELRVLGSEISKKESGWGQYSFFSRGMDSVIVKEVRWSSVGLHGTQWRLILTKGN
- the deoC gene encoding deoxyribose-phosphate aldolase; translated protein: MKTITRFSKRFDSTLLKATATIKESEVFIDDSVSCDFRAIVVPWYLMDRVVGKVRGTDISAACGSGFPFGFETTETKAYMIRESLRLGPEVRDIDITANISAMKSGDWDYFERELSYLSGLLRDVVCKVIIEVSYLDTGEIEKACSILMKLPYVDFVKTGTGYGSRATTVEDVRTIKRVVGDEKGIKVSGGVKSLSQVEEFMAAGADIFGSSSAITIYREFNEKYPGRADLA
- a CDS encoding transaldolase family protein; amino-acid sequence: MKLFIDDGNVQAISELFDLGFFSGISTNPSILKRTGRKPLEVIKDMLNRFTGPLFVQCASRGHDEVLKEGNELFRLDPERIILKIPFSRTGIRVLREFKQMNINALITGVFSVPQVLMSAEAGADYVAPYANRIENLGIDLSVVGSMQKVLSNGSYETKLIAASFKTLTQISKMAELPIYGMSLPVAMYNEFFSHSGTLKAIENFEADWDSIEDREWVPLKS
- a CDS encoding xylulokinase, which produces MKYIMAHDLGTTGDKATLFSQTGSFLTSSFAGYETFYTGPGMVEQDPEAWWTAFCTTTSEIIQKAEIDKKDISALSISGQMMAVVPVDRSGKLLRRAIIWADSRSTEQARELLSKIPESDLYKITGSRLSPTYQGLKIAWLKKYEPDLYERTFKFLQAKDYINLRLTGKFATDFSDAVMTALFDISRLEWSEELIFALGTESSKLPDVYASITDLGEIKKEVAADLGLPNSCKVILGAGDGCSAAVGAGAVEVGDTYLYLGSSAWISTITEEPLLEKEMRVFSGAHAVKGLYFQSGTMQAAGTSYSWIKDILYGDGSTKESDLDIYSHLDNQLCESHCHSESVLYLPYLLGERSPIWNSHARGTFIGLSASHKKVDIVRAVIEGVSMNLKWILESLEESLPIGKIRVIGGVIKSRIWKRMISNILGKTITIPQNVDEATSIGAAMIAGVGAGLFNFSAVRNFVVDVEEIEPIGEQQEDYLRLYDLFKESYLALEKTFEGLNGVRRG
- a CDS encoding linear amide C-N hydrolase produces the protein MSEKIVSSSCCFSGISFCSTGCTEFLLSPERNKGMVISGRSMDFSYPLNSKVVFFNRDDSFSSHMPDGSEAVSWENKYGFVGLNENGLSLSALWLPGTEYEEVSRDSEPTKVIELFDLPSWILGTLRHSNQLRTVLKK
- a CDS encoding ABC transporter substrate binding protein; its protein translation is MRKVLLIIFLFSILFCSHIVATKIMVVQSYDSDYSWSRELLEGIQGVLSDPSFEWKVFYMDTRLQTSEEWKIKSGVLASEEASAFNPDILIACDDNAMEYFAKDYLDAPVIFCGVNLDPSVHYLINANQTGVRETIFANETISMILELFPEIEAFRFIGDDSETFEGMKEQLQNLDLGDTSVEIEGFKVFEDWKEYVEDVSPSEAVVLLSVRTVEDRSGITVNARDVTQWTAENSSGPVFGVSDFIVRDGAVGGVVNSGFEEGRRAAILASSILSGTSVSEIEIETSKNPKTLLNTETLGKWNIELNVGWTDIVDEVISDWSIPAQSFLNLIMTSFEERLLGIMSSLRILASCAEVKSGDWSLIRPLLEKFNMEYEGLALYVLPDGGYYTVQRDWTGLNLANRGYFPDLLEGKEVLGYQVLSRSTGKRSIVFAVPVKDDGKISAFVGLSAFFENWNSSLIERLLLLPEIHFYVFDTQNSLALTDDTALLLGSLDYPVIGLSERLEGLSTDDGSLIYSDGVNLNTAYFKKSTHGG